A genomic region of Fusarium falciforme chromosome 4, complete sequence contains the following coding sequences:
- a CDS encoding T-complex protein 1 subunit gamma — protein MQAPVVVMNTNSGERQTGRKAQLSNIAAAKTVADIIRSCLGPKAMLKMLLDPMGGIVLTNDGHAILREIEVSHPAAKSMIELSRTQDEEVGDGTTTVIILAGEILAQALPQLDRNIHPVVIISAFKRALKDALEIIEEISLPIDVDDDKAMYQLISSSIGTKFVSRWMDLMCDLALKAVRTVTWEAGNGKTEVDIKRYARVEKVPGGEIEDSKVLDGLMLNKDITHPKMRRRIENPRIVLLDCPLEYKKGESQTNIEITKEDDWNRILQIEEEQVKAMCEAIISVNPDLVITEKGVSDLAQHYFMKANITALRRVRKTDNNRIARATGATIVNRVEDLQDSDVGTRCGLFEIEKIGDEYFTFLTKCQDPKACTILLRGPSKDVLNEIERNLQDAMGVARNVMFHPRLSPGGGATEMAVSVRLGQLAKSIEGVQQWPYKAVADALEVIPRTLVQNAGKSPVRVLTDLRAKQAEGKSSWGVNGDTGAIADMKEYGVWEPQAIKLQSIKTAIEAACLLLRVDDICSAKKAQQVGAPGGGGEE, from the exons ATGCAGGCTCCCGTAGTGGTTATGA ACACCAACAGTGGTGAGAGGCAGACTGGCCGCAAAGCTCAGCTGTCCAACATCGCCGCTGCCAAGAC TGTCGCCGACATTATTCGATCATGCTTGGGCCCCAAGGCCATGCTCAAGATGCTGCTCGACCCCATGGGCGGCATCGTCCTCACAAACGATGGCCATGCTATCCTCCGAGAGATCGAGGTTTCCCACCCCGCCGCCAAGAGCATGATCGAGCTCAGCCGGACACAAGATGAGGAGGTCGGCGACGGAACTACAACCGTCATCATCCTGG CCGGTGAGATTCTGGCACAAGCTCTGCCCCAGCTCGACCGCAACATCCAccccgtcgtcatcatctctGCCTTCAAGCGCGCCCTAAAAGACGCCCTCGAGATCATCGAGGAGATCTCCCTGCCAAtcgacgtcgacgacgacaaggccatgTACCAGCTCATCTCGTCTTCTATCGGCACCAAGTTCGTTTCGCGATGGATGGACCTGATGTGTGACCTCGCCCTCAAGGCGGTCCGGACGGTGACGTGGGAGGCTGGCAATGGCAAGACCGAGGTCGACATTAAGCGATATGCCCGAGTTGAGAAGGTTCCCGGCGGCGAGATTGAGGACAGCAAGGTCCTTGACGGTCTCATGCTCAACAAGGATATCACACATCCCAAGATGCGCCGGCGCATTGAGAACCCCCGAATCGTTCTCCTCGACTGCCCCCTCGAGTACAAGAAGGGCGAGTCCCAGACCAACATTGAGATTACCAAGGAGGACGACTGGAACCGTATTCTGCagatcgaggaggagcaggtcaaggccatgtgCGAGGCTATTATCTCTGTGAACCCCGATCTCGTCATCACCGAGAAGGGAGTGTCTG ACCTCGCTCAGCACTACTTCATGAAGGCCAACATCACAGCTCTCCGCCGAGTCCGAAAGACCGACAACAACAGAATAGCTCGTGCCACCGGCGCCACAATCGTTAACCGGGTAGAGGATCTCCAGGATTCGGATGTTGGCACCCGATGCGGTCTGTTTGAGATTGAGAAGATTGGCGACGAGTACTTTACCTTCCTTACCAAGTGCCAGGACCCCAAGGCCTGCACCATCCTTCTCCGCGGCCCCTCCAAGGACGTGCTCAACGAGATTGAGCGAAACCTGCAAGATGCCATGGGCGTTGCACGCAATGTCATGTTCCACCCTCGGTTATCGCCGGGTGGTGGCGCCACAGAGATGGCTGTCTCTGTGAGGCTGGGCCAGCTGGCCAAGAGCATCGAGGGTGTGCAGCAGTGGCCCTACAAGGCCGTGGCAGATGCCCTCGAGGTTATCCCTCGAACTCTGGTGCAGAACGCTGGCAAGAGCCCCGTCCGCGTGTTGACAGATCTGCGAGCCAAGCAGGCCGAGGGTAAGAGCTCTTGGGGTGTCAACGGCGACACTGGTGCCATTGCGGATATGAAGGAGTATGGAGTCTGGGAGCCCCAGGCTATCAAGCTGCAGAGCATCAAGACCGCCATTGAG GCCGCCTGCCTTCTCCTCCGAGTAGACGACATCTGCAgtgccaagaaggcccagCAGGTTGGCGCTCCCGGCGGCGGTGGCGAGGAGTAG
- a CDS encoding Allantoicase: MASIADEIEYKLDTVETQSVAANDIDKTFRTTCIDLISSALGGKVLGFSDQWFCEAANLLNPKAPIRQQGKMVFTGAWYDGWETRRHNSEPFDYVVIRLGVASGTIEGIEVDTAFFNGNHAPAISVEGCFSQDDDEVASWKGGRGKWETILGVQECGPSERFGWKLKTPTQKQYTHVRLNMYPDGGIARFRLFGHAVPVFPDDKDAIFDLAAAQNGGLAVSCSDQHFGNKDNLLLPGRGKDMGDGWETARSRAKGHTDFAIIKLGAPGYIERFVVDTAHFRGNYPQKVAIEGCEWTGHGDPVADAVAWREFVPPSKTGPDQEHEFASADKEKDRLVTHVKLIMIPDGGVKRLRAFGKRAV, translated from the exons ATGGCTTCCATCGCCGACGAGATCGAGTACAAGCTCGATACCGTCGAGACGCAGTCCGTTGCCGCCAATGACATTGACAAGACGTTCCGCACGACATGCATTG ACCTCATCTCCAGTGCCCTCGGTGGCAAGGTCCTCGGCTTCTCAGACCAATGGTTCTGCGAAGCCGCCAATCTCTTGAACCCAAAGGCCCCCATCCGGCAGCAGGGCAAGATGGTCTTCACAGGCGCCTGGTACGACGGCTGGGAGACCCGGAGACACAACTCGGAGCCTTTCGACTACGTCGTTATCAGACTGGGCGTCGCCTCGGGCACCATTGAGGGTATCGAGGTCGACACGGCCTTCTTCAACGGCAACCACGCCCCCGCCATCTCGGTCGAGGGATGCTTCAGccaggacgacgatgaggttGCGTCGTGGAAGGGCGGCCGGGGCAAGTGGGAGACCATCCTCGGCGTGCAAGAGTGCGGTCCCTCGGAGCGGTTCGGCTGGAAGCTCAAGACGCCCACGCAGAAGCAGTACACCCACGTGAGGCTCAACATGTACCCCGACGGCGGCATTGCGCGGTTCCGGCTCTTCGGCCACGCTGTCCCCGTCTTCCCCGACGACAAGGACGCCATCTTCGACCTTGCGGCGGCTCAGAACGGCGGTCTCGCCGTGTCATGCAGCGACCAGCACTTCGGCAACAAGGACAACCTACTGCTGCCCGGCCGTGGTAAGGACATGGGTGATGGTTGGGAGACGGCTCGATCGCGGGCCAAGGGCCACACCGacttcgccatcatcaagctcgGAGCTCCGGGCTACATCGAGAGGTTCGTAGTAGACACGGCGCACTTCAGGGGCAACTACCCTCAAAAGGTGGCCATCGAGGGCTGCGAGTGGACGGGCCACGGAGACCCTGTGGCCGACGCCGTAGCTTGGCGGGAGTTTGTGCCTCCGAGCAAGACGGGGCCGGATCAGGAGCACGAGTTCGCAAGcgccgacaaggagaaggaccgTCTGGTCACCCATGTCAAGCTTATCATGATCCCCGACGGCGGAGTGAAGCGATTGCGCGCATTTGGCAAGCGAGCTGTCTAG
- a CDS encoding Rab-GAP TBC domain-containing protein produces MLPPKFGNARYPTERRASLRYDASLVGMRYEKTVPAEPPIPIISRNPARPSRRPSSSSASSHSSFHSSYHRPVVVPPPGSIAPPTEEHPALRGTASSSPSPRTSPVSASEEWKRDSGVARANSTSTIHEEEDEDDFADSLCEQACGSIAVVPSSVSSLAASAVSRPSTTVRHMDDPFVDQNSITAPLESVSSAASSVVSNAGCTTPPPPPPASHSHPATPTRASRALPIPIPFSKSAKIPSSPSCPAPAATSSSYPPAPPPPSTSSSPRSSFSTSPRKFVKSLSLRSGQRLGKKSLSQMLSTPMQPLWRGSSTPVSSTSSDSSAPTGTTTSTAAAAPGTTASATANATATETAMAGPKQAPSWSPKGSSRFWHRSRSSTNSTTTSAGTISSDCDLPFLPLDVSIPCDSLLDDGFMNSVTFSNRGSIMFGAQDIIALDGAVDQDNKSLDPSPATTKTAIDNDGRATPTTPTAPSLTSPTTPTRVATPTTPVSQSLPRPSDESNDMNKSDRRGSPQGQMSPPDIRVLAADVEKESQKVRSLYTVGDGSRGEPGKRRSYCERLEPTPEVPSEENELDPVRGRLSPAWQMPASGSTFSPRFETPGGLEDWCDLEGAHVDRYGFITVPPPRIGTPTETRSASGSPRRRNVLLKRDAYGISSTLSGRRTPTRKVSARSLNTQTSELSLSTSLRSSRSVIRQASNLLPHNRDRRWMDEAGDMLNQAPSLQDIVDEIQAEKLTEVMKRKEWERSEKWRKMAKVVRKGSEGQGMEFEFDSKNPKLIERTWKGIPDRWRGAAWWSFMATSAREHQDSTAEDRIVAEFHRLQLRSSPDDVQIDLDVPRTISRHIMFRRRYRGGQRLLFRVLHAISIYFPETGYVQGMASLAATLLCYFDEEKCFVMLVRMWQLRGLARLYRPGFEELMAAMSDFSTNWLNKEVASKLVELCIDTTAYGTRWYLTLFNLSVPFPAQLRVWDVFLLLGDDTSASSDSTAPRKPGTNPPSSGEYDVLHATSAALAQALREVLLDAEFENAMKALTSSIPIKDEDLLMKVVKAEYKQHHGKKKA; encoded by the exons ATGTTGCCGCCCAAATTTGGAAATGCGCGGTACCCCACGGAGCGCCGAGCCAGCTTGAGATACGACGCAAGCCTAGTGGGCATGCGATACGAGAAGACTGTCCCGGCAGAGCCTCCGATCCCAATCATCTCGCGGAATCCCGCCCGACCCTCGCGTCGgccttcatcttcgtcgGCCTCGTCCCACAGCTCCTTCCACAGCTCCTACCACCGTCCTGTCGTTGTTCCGCCTCCGGGGAGCATCGCTCCGCCGACCGAGGAGCACCCGGCTCTGCGAGGCACGGCTTCATCTTCACCGTCTCCCCGGACGTCCCCTGTCTCGGCATCGGAGGAGTGGAAGCGGGACTCGGGAGTTGCCAGGGCTAATTCCACCTCGACCATCcacgaagaggaggacgaggacgactttGCGGACTCGCTGTGCGAGCAGGCTTGCGGTAGCATCGCTGTGGTGCCATCTTCAGTCTCGTCTCTGGCGGCGTCGGCTGTGTCGCGGCCCAGTACGACGGTGCGGCACATGGATGATCCATTCGTGGACCAGAATAGCATCACCGCTCCTCTAGAATCGGTGTCCAGCGCCGCATCGTCTGTCGTGTCCAACGCTGGCTGCACCacgccgcctcctccaccgcCGGCGTCCCACTCGCATCCTGCAACACCCACTCGGGCCAGCAGGGCTCTTCCTATCCCCATTCCCTTCTCCAAGTCAGCCAAAATCCCTTCTTCCCCGTCGTGCCCTGCTCCGGCTGCTACCTCGAGCTCCTATCCTCCtgctccccctcctccttcgaCTTCATCCTCACCGCGTTCTTCTTTTTCCACCTCCCCCCGCAAATTCGTCAAGAGCCTCAGTTTGCGGTCAGGGCAGCGTCTTGGCAAGAAGAGCCTATCACAGATGCTCAGCACGCCAATGCAGCCCCTGTGGCGGGGCTCCTCCACCCCGGTCTCCAGCACCTCCAGCGACTCGAGCGCCCCGACCGGCACCACCACGTccaccgctgccgctgccccTGGCACTACGGCCAGCGCTACCGCCAACGCTACAGCCACTGAGACCGCTATGGCTGGGCCCAAGCAGGCGCCATCGTGGTCCCCCAAGGGCTCTTCCCGTTTTTGGCACAGATCCCGGTCCTCCACTAATAGCACTACCACCTCGGCGGGGACCATTTCATCTGATTGCGATCTCCCCTTCCTCCCCCTCGACGTCTCCATCCCCTGTGATagtcttcttgatgatggcttcatgAACTCTGTCACCTTCTCCAACCGCGGTAGCATCATGTTTGGTGCTCAGGATATTATCGCCCTCGACGGCGCTGTCGACCAAGACAACAAGTCACTTGATCCCTCCCCCGCGACCACAAAAACTGCTATCGACAACGATGGACGCGCCACTCCCACAACACCAACCGCTCCCTCCCTCACTTCTCCCACAACGCCGACTCGGGTTGCCACTCCTACGACGCCCGTGTCACAGTCTCTTCCTCGACCCAGCGACGAGTCCAACGACATGAATAAATCGGATAGGAGGGGTTCCCCTCAGGGTCAGATGTCGCCCCCCGACATTCGCGTCTTGGCCGCCGACGTGGAGAAGGAATCTCAAAAGGTGAGATCGCTCTATACTGTTGGCGATGGTTCCCGCGGTGAGCCCGGCAAGAGGCGCTCGTACTGCGAGCGTCTCGAACCGACTCCCGAGGTCCCATCCGAGGAGAATGAACTTGACCC TGTTCGCGGTCGCCTTTCTCCAGCCTGGCAAATGCCCGCGTCTGGAAGTACTTTTTCCCCGCGCTTTGAGACGCCTGGTGGACTCGAGGATTGGTGTGATCTTGAGGGCGCCCACGTTGACCGATACGGATTCATTACTGTGCCCCCACCAAGAATCGGCACCCCGACAGAGACCAGATCTGCATCCGGCTCGCCTAGAAGACGTAACGTATTACTGAAGCGAGATGCATATGGTATATCGTCAACACTCAGCGGTCGGCGTACCCCAACGAGGAAGGTCTCTGCCAGGTCGCTGAACACACAGACATCTGAACTATCGCTGTCAACGTCGCTTCGGTCGTCCCGATCCGTCATTCGTCAGGCCAGCAACCTGTTGCCCCATAACCGCGACaggcgatggatggacgaAGCGGGGGATATGCTCAACCAAGCGCCAAGCCTCCAAGATATTGTCGACGAGATTCAGGCCGAGAAGTTGACGGAGGTGATGAAGCGCAAGGAATGGGAGAGGTCAGAAAAGTGGAGGAAAATGGCCAAGGTCGTCCGCAAAGGCAGCGAAGGCCAAGGCATGGAGTTTGAGTTTGACTCCAAGAACCCGAAACTCATCGAGAGAACGTGGAAGGGTATCCCCGATCGATGGCGGGGAGCGGCGTGGTGGTCCTTCATGGCCACCAGCGCCAGGGAACACCAAGACTCGACCGCAGAGGATCGGATCGTGGCCGAGTTTCATCGGTTACAGCTACGGAGCTCGCCGGACGATGTCCAGATTGACCTGGACGTGCCTCGGACAATCAGCCGCCATATCATGTTTCGACGGCGTTACCGAGGCGGTCAACGACTGCTATTCCGTGTCCTTCACGCCATCTCGATATATTTCCCCGAGACGGGCTACGTACAAGGCATGGCATCGCTGGCGGCGACGCTGCTGTGCTActttgatgaggagaagTGCTTTGTCATGCTGGTGCGAATGTGGCAGCTGCGTGGGCTTGCACGTCTCTACCGCCCTGGCTTTGAGGAGCTCATGGCTGCGATGAGCGACTTCAGTACCAACTGGCTTAACAAAGAAGTCGCAAGTAAGCTG GTCGAGCTCTGCATCGATACCACGGCATACGGTACGCGCTGGTACCTTACTCTATTTAACCTTTCCGTCCCTTTCCCAGCGCAGCTACGAGTATGGGATGTCTTTCTCCTATTGGGCGACGACACGTCTGCATCAAGCGACTCGACGGCGCCCCGAAAGCCCGGAACCAATCCTCCCTCATCAGGTGAATACGATGTCTTGCATGCTACAAGTGCGGCATTGGCTCAAGCCTTGCGGGAGGTTCTGCTAGACGCGGAATTCGAGAACGCCATGAAGGCGTTGACGTCATCTATACCCATCAAGGATGAAGACTTGCTCATGAAAGTGGTCAAGGCGGAATACAAACAACACCACGGCAAAAAGAAGGCGTAG
- a CDS encoding Dilute domain-containing protein → MDLGDSLGPDGLPDNKPRALPSDLPTSLDDRRHVPNEHLVTETEMYDGWQGQSQFLTTPALAKPLNFGNLSLNDPDYDDNVTKGPKDSDTRLMEMLAAQAAHQSGSGFEDEDEIVNDEKLPDSEKKEKLQKALNMAASNGDVERIGKLLNGKAKEYVDINAEDEDGTPPLIYASCFGHEPVVQALIEAGADVNKQDRNQWTALMWAMTNRHKGIAKLLLDNNASSDQKTSSGRTAFDFVPPDSEMSYYLHDNGYNIGSAGVTDDFYSPGFTQDRFEEEMAENEMRRRLMMESARDLEVDLGNVGMDDQPEPVDEFEEEQQEFDWNRCLHDQMFVFQEHELDRILDIIITKMTPQRSPSQKPVPANMIFLSARYAHYHSSRELLERLLVSAMDYINDVVERCQWDMTILAFWISNATLLLHYLKKDAGLFHATAEFQAQLAELINEIFILIVRDAERRLDKVLDVAMLDHETIPGFEDITFQNEWKLFKRKAQVKEEPIEKRFRPPSPKQRAKPAPRNVTSLLSSTLFVLDLYDIHSVISAQIISQLLYWIGAELFNRIMSNRKYLARTKAMQIRMNISILEDWARTNNRQADHYEGSDMRSSGETTIDAARRHLAPVIQLLQWLQCFSSLDADDLEALVGTLQQLKRLSPQQLIHAANHYRPEVGEKGLPKSAMKYLIAIQKEAALKRERRRSGMASPQRSGQDSSPVTPVKNRSNGNHLETPGSAASPPEDEWSDDDDAPEHLLLDPALMLPFTLPSVTDMLVTYGAGFGGVNRERERKYIPTVPPEFLEKLEVSGGTRKGPMFGEADWENEEV, encoded by the exons ATGGATCTAGGGGACTCTCTCGGCCCCGACGGCCTGCCCGACAACAAGCCTCGAGCCCTCCCCTCCGACCTCCCCACGTCCCTCGACGACAGGCGACATGTGCCAAACGAGCATCTCGtcaccgagaccgagatgTACGATGGCTGGCAAG GCCAGTCCCAGTTCCTCACCACGCCAGCCCTGGCGAAACCCCTCAACTTTGGAAACCTGTCGCTCAACGACCCCGACTACGACGACAATGTCACAAAGGGGCCCAAGGATAGCGACACGCGACTCATGGAGATGCTGGCCGCTCAGGCTGCCCACCAGTCTGGTTCGGGGtttgaagacgaggatgagattgTGAATGACGAAAAGCTACCAGActctgagaagaaggagaagctccaAAAAGCCCTCAACATGGCTGCCAGCAACGGTGATGTCGAGAGGATCGGGAAGCTATTGAATGGCAAGGCAAAGGAGTATGTCGATATAAAcgccgaggacgaagacGGAACACCGCCGCTCATCTATGCGAGCTGCTTT GGCCACGAACCCGTAGTGCAGGCACTGATCGAGGCGGGCGCCGACGTCAACAAGCAGGATCGTAATCAATGGACAGCTCTCATGTGGGCCATGACAAACCGACACAAGGGCATCGCGaaactcctcctcgacaacaatGCCTCCTCAGATCAAAAGACGTCATCCGGTCGAACAGCATTCGACTTTGTCCCCCCAGACAGCGAGATGTCGTATTACCTCCACGATAATGGCTACAATATTGGAAGCGCTGGCGTCACAGATGACTTTTACAGCCCTGGCTTTACACAGGATCGgttcgaggaggagatggccgAGAATGAGATGCGAAGGCggctgatgatggagagtGCCCGAGACCTCGAAGTTGATCTGGGAAACGTGGGCATGGATGATCAGCCCGAG CCAGTAGATGAATTCGAGGAGGAACAGCAGGAGTTTGATTGGAACCGCTGCCTCCATGACCAAATGTTCGTCTTCCAGGAGCACGAACTCGACCGGATACTCGATATAATCATCACCAAGATGACGCCTCAGAGATCGCCGTCGCAAAAACCTGTTCCGGCAAACATGATATTCCTGAGCGCCCGATATGCCCATTACCATTCGAGCCGGGAGCTGCTTGAACGACTCCTCGTCTCAGCCATGGACTATATCAATGACGTCGTTGAGAGGTGTCAGTGGGATATGACCATTCTGGCATTCTGGATCTCTAACGCTACCCTCCTGCTTCACTACCTCAAAAAGGATGCTGGCCTCTTCCATGCGACGGCCGAGTTCCAAGCCCAGCTCGCTGAGCTCATCAACGAGATCTTCATTCTCATCGTGCGAGATGCTGAGAGGCGTCTGGACAAGGTATTGGACGTGGCCATGTTGGATCATGAAACCATTCCTGGATTCGAGGACATCACATTCCAAAACGAGTGGAAGCTGTTCAAGCGAAAGGCTCAGGTCAAAGAAGAGCCCATTGAGAAGCGTTTCCGGCCTCCCTCGCCCAAGCAGCGGGCGAAGCCAGCTCCTAGAAACGTCACTTCCCTACTCTCATCGACTCTCTTTGTGCTCGACCTTTATGACATCCACTCAGTCATCTCGGCCCAAATTATCTCGCAATTGCTCTACTGGATCGGAGCAGAGCTTTTCAATCGCATCATGTCGAACCGCAAGTATCTGGCCAGAACAAAAGCCATGCAGATCCGCATGAATATTTCAATATTGGAGGATTGGGCACGGACAAACAACAGGCAAGCAGACCACTACGAGGGAAGCGACATGCGTTCGTCTGGAGAGACCACCATTGACGCGGCCCGAAGACACCTGGCACCTGTGATCCAGCTGCTGCAGTGGCTCCAGTGCTTCTCGTCGCTCGACGCCGATGACCTGGAGGCGCTGGTGGGTACACTCCAGCAGCTCAAGCGGCTCAGTCCACAACAGCTCATCCATGCAGCCAATCACTACAGGCCAGAGGTGGGCGAAAAGGGGCTGCCCAAGAGCGCCATGAAGTATCTCATCGCCATTCAAAAGGAGGCAGCACTTAAGCGAGAGCGGCGACGCAGTGGAATGGCGTCACCGCAGCGGTCGGGTCAGGACAGCAGCCCGGTGACACCCGTCAAGAATCGGTCAAACGGCAATCATCTCGAGACTCCTGGGAGCGCTGCGAGCCCTCCCGAGGACGAATGgtccgacgacgacgatgcgcCTGAGCACTTGCTTCTGGATCCTGCCCTGATGTTGCCCTTTACGCTGCCCTCAGTGACCGACATGCTCGTGACATATGGCGCTGGATTTGGAGGAGTGAACCGTGAGCGGGAGCGCAAGTACATTCCAACGGTGCCGCCCGAGTTCCTGGAAAAGCTGGAGGTGAGCGGGGGCACTCGCAAGGGTCCCATGTTTGGAGAGGCGGACTGGGAGAATGAGGAAGTCTGA
- a CDS encoding UPF0029 domain-containing protein — MSSKRLAQTVLPKSQWTPSKPITESKSTFVAHVAPVTSPSQAQLCVQSLLDSDKRIRNATHNITAWRIRDGGSGIQHADDDGETAAAARLMQLMQAMDLWDAAVVVTRWYGGVQLGSKRFRLITAVARDAFVRAGMAEGKEKEGKTKGKKKK, encoded by the coding sequence ATGTCCTCAAAGCGACTGGCGCAGACAGTTCTGCCTAAATCTCAATGGACACCCTCCAAGCCCATAACAGAGTCCAAGTCTACGTTTGTCGCCCACGTCGCCCCCGTGACGAGCCCCTCCCAGGCCCAGCTATGCGTGCAGTCCCTGCTCGACTCGGACAAGCGCATTCGTAACGCAACGCACAACATCACGGCGTGGCGTATAAGGGACGGTGGCTCGGGCATCCAGCATGccgacgatgatggcgagacgGCGGCCGCGGCCCGGCTGATGCAGTTGATGCAGGCCATGGACCTCTGGGACGcggccgtcgtcgtcacgcGGTGGTATGGTGGTGTGCAGTTGGGGTCCAAGAGATTCAGGCTGATCACCGCGGTGGCGAGGGATGCATTCGTGCGGGCCGGTATGGCTGAgggaaaggagaaggaaggcaagacgaaagggaagaagaagaagtga